From Aquabacter sp. L1I39, the proteins below share one genomic window:
- a CDS encoding cyclase family protein codes for MVRRLIDISIPLQNDVPADPPGGHPVIEYLDHQANLARMLSFFPGLKAEDLPEGQGWAVERVTLSTHNGTHLDAPWHYHPTMNRGERSATIDEIPLDWCLQPGVKLDFRHFPDGYVVTAADVEAELKRIGHELQPLNIVLVNTSAGAKFGQADYVASGCGMGYEATMYLLERGVRVTGTDGWSWDAPFVHTARKYKDTGNAALIWEGHKAGRHIGYCHIEKLHDLEQLPSTGFTVSCFPVKIERASAGWTRAVAIID; via the coding sequence GTGGTGCGTCGTCTCATTGATATATCGATACCCCTCCAAAATGATGTTCCGGCTGATCCCCCGGGTGGTCATCCCGTGATCGAATATTTGGATCATCAGGCCAATCTTGCCCGCATGCTCTCCTTCTTCCCCGGTCTGAAGGCCGAGGATTTGCCGGAAGGACAGGGCTGGGCGGTGGAGCGTGTGACCCTATCCACCCATAACGGCACCCATCTTGACGCCCCCTGGCACTATCACCCCACCATGAACCGGGGCGAGCGCTCCGCCACCATCGACGAAATCCCGCTCGACTGGTGCCTCCAGCCCGGCGTGAAACTGGACTTCCGCCATTTCCCCGACGGCTATGTGGTCACCGCCGCCGACGTGGAGGCCGAGCTGAAGCGCATCGGCCACGAATTGCAGCCTTTGAACATCGTGCTGGTGAACACGTCCGCCGGCGCCAAGTTCGGGCAGGCGGACTATGTGGCCTCCGGCTGCGGCATGGGCTACGAGGCCACCATGTACCTGTTGGAGCGCGGCGTCCGCGTCACCGGCACGGATGGCTGGAGCTGGGATGCCCCCTTCGTCCACACCGCCCGCAAATACAAGGACACGGGCAACGCCGCCCTGATCTGGGAGGGGCACAAGGCCGGTCGCCATATCGGCTATTGCCATATCGAGAAGCTCCATGATCTGGAACAGCTCCCGTCCACTGGCTTCACCGTCTCCTGCTTCCCGGTGAAGATCGAGCGGGCCTCAGCTGGCTGGACGCGCGCGGTGGCCATCATCGACTGA
- a CDS encoding ABC transporter substrate-binding protein — protein MKRALGVIAASLAMVLSVGAASAQHKIKIGCTATSDCVSAMVATDEGIFQKHGIEAEMVRIGINSNIPAAILSNSIQVGGPTTTVFLQAVDGGLPLVALAGASVMSARTNPNVAVFVRNGLTITSPQDFVGKKVGAPGLGAYLHVLFVKWLMDKGVDPNKVNFVEVTFPTMPDVMRSQAVDAVVSSEPTVTRMTNAGVGKVAFRYAAELDRKEPVIIYAASKTWAEQNKQAVAAFRAAIAEGAVIANSDEDKAVAAVAKFTGQQVDLVRSVTRNLADPNLKPENMLWWIDVMKQQHLLQGTPDVKTLIFP, from the coding sequence ATGAAGCGCGCACTTGGCGTGATCGCGGCGTCATTGGCCATGGTGCTGTCGGTTGGCGCGGCCAGCGCCCAGCACAAGATCAAGATCGGCTGCACGGCCACCTCGGACTGCGTGTCCGCCATGGTGGCCACCGACGAGGGCATCTTCCAAAAGCATGGCATTGAGGCGGAGATGGTGCGCATCGGCATCAACTCCAACATTCCCGCCGCCATCCTGTCCAACTCCATCCAGGTGGGCGGGCCCACGACCACTGTCTTCCTGCAGGCGGTAGATGGCGGCTTGCCGCTGGTTGCGCTGGCCGGCGCCTCCGTCATGTCGGCGCGCACCAATCCCAATGTGGCGGTGTTCGTGCGCAATGGCCTCACCATCACCAGTCCGCAGGATTTCGTGGGCAAGAAGGTGGGCGCGCCCGGGCTTGGCGCCTATCTCCATGTGCTGTTCGTCAAGTGGCTGATGGACAAGGGCGTTGACCCCAACAAGGTCAATTTTGTCGAGGTCACCTTCCCCACCATGCCCGACGTGATGCGTTCGCAGGCGGTGGACGCGGTGGTCAGCAGCGAGCCCACGGTCACCCGCATGACCAATGCCGGCGTCGGCAAGGTGGCCTTCCGCTATGCGGCCGAACTCGACCGCAAGGAGCCCGTCATCATCTATGCCGCTTCCAAGACTTGGGCGGAGCAGAACAAGCAGGCCGTGGCCGCCTTCCGTGCCGCCATCGCCGAGGGCGCGGTGATTGCCAATTCCGATGAGGACAAAGCCGTGGCGGCGGTGGCCAAATTCACCGGGCAGCAGGTGGACCTGGTGCGCTCGGTGACGCGCAATCTCGCCGACCCCAATCTGAAGCCCGAAAACATGCTCTGGTGGATCGATGTCATGAAGCAGCAGCACCTGCTCCAGGGCACGCCCGACGTGAAGACACTTATCTTTCCCTGA
- a CDS encoding fumarylacetoacetate hydrolase family protein, protein MKLATAVHQGLEKVAVVHDGDTRLFDLAAAAARGGNPTQAFASMLDLIDGGERALDQARAVFAKHAGEEDLSYALTDARLLAPLPVPRQMRDGMSFPQHILQSPRGSAAMQARLQGNMAEAERIAAEPLGELPEVYRKVPIYYITNRFAVGAPGSTVQWPRYSQVMDYELELACITSRKGCDIPASRAREHIFGFTIFNDFSARDIQRVEMAGRLGPAKGKSFNGSNVFGPWIVTTDEIGDPYSLRMQARINGETVCDNVSRGMLFSFEEIIAHMTQDETIMAGEFIGSGTVGFGCGLENGHLLKDGDRIELEIEKIGVLANSVKVQEARAAA, encoded by the coding sequence ATGAAACTCGCCACCGCGGTCCACCAGGGCCTGGAGAAAGTGGCCGTCGTCCATGACGGCGATACGCGCCTGTTCGATCTGGCGGCGGCAGCGGCGCGGGGCGGCAACCCGACCCAGGCGTTTGCCTCCATGCTCGATCTGATCGACGGTGGCGAACGCGCCCTCGACCAGGCCCGCGCGGTGTTCGCCAAGCATGCGGGCGAGGAGGACCTCTCCTACGCCCTCACCGACGCCCGCCTCCTGGCGCCGCTGCCGGTGCCGCGCCAGATGCGCGACGGCATGTCCTTCCCCCAGCACATCCTCCAGTCGCCGCGCGGCAGCGCCGCCATGCAGGCGCGCCTCCAGGGGAACATGGCGGAGGCGGAGCGGATCGCGGCCGAGCCTTTGGGAGAGCTGCCCGAGGTCTATCGCAAGGTGCCCATCTACTACATCACCAACCGCTTCGCGGTGGGCGCGCCGGGCTCGACCGTGCAGTGGCCACGCTACAGCCAGGTGATGGACTATGAGCTGGAACTGGCCTGCATCACCTCGCGCAAGGGGTGCGACATTCCCGCCTCCCGCGCCCGCGAGCACATTTTCGGCTTCACCATTTTCAACGACTTCTCCGCCCGCGACATCCAGCGCGTGGAGATGGCCGGCCGCCTCGGCCCAGCCAAGGGCAAGAGCTTCAACGGCTCCAATGTCTTCGGGCCCTGGATCGTCACGACGGACGAGATCGGCGATCCCTATAGCCTGCGCATGCAGGCGCGGATCAACGGCGAGACCGTGTGCGACAACGTCTCCCGCGGCATGCTGTTCTCCTTCGAGGAGATCATCGCCCACATGACCCAGGACGAGACCATCATGGCCGGCGAGTTCATCGGCTCGGGGACGGTGGGTTTCGGCTGCGGGCTGGAGAATGGCCATCTGCTGAAGGATGGCGACCGGATCGAGCTGGAGATCGAGAAGATCGGCGTGCTGGCCAATAGCGTGAAGGTGCAGGAGGCCCGCGCAGCCGCCTGA
- a CDS encoding cold-shock protein produces MNFGTVKWFNATKGFGFIQPDNGGSDVFVHISAVERAGMAGLAEGQKLQFDIVRDNKSGKSSAGNLQVA; encoded by the coding sequence ATGAATTTCGGTACTGTCAAGTGGTTCAACGCCACCAAGGGTTTTGGTTTCATTCAGCCTGACAATGGCGGATCGGATGTGTTCGTTCATATCTCCGCCGTGGAGCGCGCTGGCATGGCCGGCCTTGCCGAAGGCCAGAAGCTTCAGTTCGACATCGTCCGGGACAACAAGTCCGGAAAGAGCTCGGCTGGAAACCTTCAGGTCGCTTGA
- a CDS encoding transglutaminase-like domain-containing protein encodes MLIHAGYEIAYTCPQPTPMILTLSVHPSRINDLVSLDRAHFDPPLDANTYHDSFGNFCHVIQAPAGPLTMRADFVIRDSGLPDDVAPDAPQHALGELPVDVLIYLLGSRYCETDRLSPFAWSTFGHVAKGWPLVQAICDFVHGHIVFNYAHASPLKTAFDAYTSRQGVCRDFAHLAITLCRCMNIPARYCTGYLGDIGVPRDPAPMDFSAWFEVYLGDRWYTFDARHNKPRIGRILMARGRDATDVAIVTSFGPSTLTNFKVVTDEKS; translated from the coding sequence ATGTTGATCCACGCCGGCTATGAGATCGCCTATACCTGCCCCCAGCCGACGCCCATGATCCTGACGCTGAGCGTGCATCCCTCGCGGATCAACGATCTGGTCAGCCTTGACCGGGCGCATTTCGACCCGCCACTCGACGCCAACACCTATCACGACAGCTTCGGCAATTTCTGCCATGTCATCCAGGCCCCGGCTGGTCCGCTGACCATGCGCGCGGACTTCGTGATCCGCGACAGTGGCCTGCCCGACGACGTGGCCCCCGACGCGCCCCAGCATGCCCTCGGCGAGCTGCCGGTGGATGTGCTCATCTATCTGCTGGGCAGCCGCTATTGCGAGACCGACCGGCTGAGCCCCTTTGCCTGGTCCACCTTCGGCCATGTGGCCAAGGGTTGGCCGCTGGTGCAGGCCATCTGCGACTTCGTGCACGGCCACATCGTGTTCAACTATGCCCATGCCAGTCCGCTGAAGACCGCCTTCGATGCCTATACGAGCCGGCAGGGCGTCTGCCGCGACTTCGCGCACCTGGCCATTACGCTTTGCCGCTGCATGAACATTCCGGCACGCTACTGCACCGGCTATCTGGGCGATATCGGCGTGCCGCGGGACCCTGCGCCCATGGATTTCAGCGCCTGGTTCGAGGTCTATCTGGGCGATCGCTGGTACACGTTCGATGCCCGCCATAACAAACCGCGTATCGGCCGCATCCTCATGGCACGGGGACGCGACGCCACCGACGTGGCCATCGTGACCTCCTTCGGTCCGTCCACCTTGACGAACTTCAAGGTGGTCACGGACGAAAAATCCTGA